One Rhizobiales bacterium GAS188 DNA window includes the following coding sequences:
- a CDS encoding peptide/nickel transport system substrate-binding protein: protein MKRRNFLKMAAGVLAAPQLVRAESERVLRFIPQSDLTALDPVWTSVYVTRNHGYLVFDTLYGQDSSFRVQPQMVEGAATEQDGLIWRLKLREGLLFHDDTPVLARDCVASIRRWAKRDAFGQTLMLATDELSAADDRTILFRLKAPFPLLPDALGKMGINMLPIMPERLANTDPFKQVTEMVGSGPFRFLTDERLVGARVAYQRFDKYRPREQGTPDWTAGPKIAHFDKVVWNVIPDGATASAAMQKGEADWWEQPVFDLLPLLTRSPDLTTSLVEVTGNIGLLRMNQLFPPFDNAAIRRALLGALDQAEFMAAVVGDDAKAWRGNVGVFAPDTPMASAAGLSALTGPRDASRAKREIEKAGYRGEPVVIMTPSDYPRIDALANVAADMMRRCGLNVDLQATDWGSVIRRRTSKAPVSEGGWSVFITTFTGVDMSNPASHLVLRGNGADSWFGWPVSPELERLRDRWLEASDPAEQKSIAAKIQAQAFIDVPFLPLGQFFQPTVQRKNLQGGLKGMTLFWNIRRV from the coding sequence GTGAAGCGGCGAAACTTTCTGAAGATGGCGGCAGGCGTCCTGGCGGCGCCGCAGCTGGTGCGCGCCGAGAGCGAGCGCGTCCTGCGCTTCATTCCGCAATCGGACCTGACGGCGCTCGACCCAGTCTGGACCTCCGTCTACGTCACGCGCAACCATGGCTATCTGGTGTTCGACACGCTCTACGGCCAGGACAGCTCGTTTCGGGTGCAGCCGCAGATGGTCGAGGGCGCCGCGACCGAGCAGGACGGGCTGATCTGGCGACTCAAGCTGCGCGAGGGGCTGCTGTTCCACGACGACACTCCGGTGCTGGCTCGCGATTGCGTGGCCAGCATCCGCCGCTGGGCGAAGCGCGACGCCTTCGGCCAGACCCTTATGTTGGCGACGGACGAGCTCTCCGCAGCCGACGACCGCACCATCCTGTTTCGCCTGAAAGCGCCCTTCCCGCTCCTGCCCGACGCGCTCGGCAAGATGGGCATCAACATGCTCCCGATCATGCCCGAGCGGCTGGCAAACACCGATCCGTTCAAGCAGGTCACCGAGATGGTCGGCAGCGGGCCGTTCCGCTTCCTCACCGATGAGCGCCTGGTCGGCGCGCGTGTCGCCTATCAGCGCTTCGACAAATACCGCCCGCGCGAACAGGGCACTCCGGATTGGACCGCGGGTCCCAAGATCGCCCATTTCGACAAGGTCGTGTGGAACGTCATTCCGGACGGCGCCACGGCCTCAGCGGCCATGCAGAAGGGTGAGGCCGATTGGTGGGAGCAGCCGGTCTTCGACCTTCTGCCTCTGCTGACGCGCTCGCCTGATCTGACGACCTCGCTCGTCGAGGTCACCGGCAATATCGGCCTGCTGCGCATGAACCAGCTGTTTCCTCCCTTCGACAATGCCGCCATCCGTCGCGCGCTCCTGGGAGCCCTCGACCAGGCCGAATTCATGGCGGCCGTCGTCGGCGACGATGCCAAGGCCTGGCGCGGCAATGTCGGCGTCTTCGCACCCGACACGCCCATGGCGAGCGCTGCGGGACTATCGGCGCTCACGGGGCCGCGCGACGCGAGCAGGGCCAAGCGGGAGATCGAGAAGGCGGGCTACCGCGGCGAGCCCGTCGTCATCATGACGCCGAGCGACTATCCGAGGATCGACGCACTCGCCAATGTGGCGGCCGACATGATGAGGCGATGCGGCCTGAATGTCGACCTGCAGGCGACCGATTGGGGCAGCGTCATTCGGCGGCGAACCAGCAAGGCCCCGGTGAGCGAAGGGGGCTGGAGCGTCTTCATCACCACTTTCACGGGTGTCGACATGTCGAACCCGGCGAGCCATCTGGTGCTGCGCGGCAATGGCGCCGATTCCTGGTTCGGCTGGCCGGTGTCGCCGGAGCTCGAGAGGCTGCGCGACAGATGGCTCGAAGCTTCGGATCCAGCCGAGCAGAAGAGCATCGCCGCCAAGATCCAGGCGCAGGCCTTCATCGACGTTCCCTTCCTGCCGCTCGGGCAGTTCTTCCAGCCGACGGTGCAGCGCAAGAACTTGCAAGGTGGGCTCAAAGGGATGACCTTGTTCTGGAACATCCGCAGGGTGTGA
- a CDS encoding amino acid/amide ABC transporter ATP-binding protein 2, HAAT family produces the protein MPISDAPQTQSQRRPPLLEFTDVNTYYGELHVLKSVNYRVGEGEIVCLLGGNASGKSTTMKTILGIVRPKTGTVTYAGQKINDLATSERVKRGIAPVPEARRLFPRMSVLDNLEMGAFTRDDTEEIEADKERVFALFPRIKERLKQLAGTLSGGEQQMVAMGRALMARPKLLCMDEPSMGLSPAFVEQVFDIIQAINRQGTSVFMVEQNANMALSIADYGYVLQTGEVVLNGSAQSLRDNEMVQQAYLGEMKAQ, from the coding sequence GTGCCTATCTCGGACGCTCCACAGACGCAGTCGCAGAGGCGGCCGCCGCTTCTTGAGTTCACCGACGTCAACACCTATTACGGCGAGCTTCACGTTCTCAAGAGCGTGAACTACCGGGTGGGTGAAGGTGAGATCGTGTGCCTGCTCGGCGGCAATGCCTCCGGCAAATCGACCACGATGAAAACCATCCTCGGCATCGTGCGGCCGAAGACCGGCACGGTGACCTATGCGGGCCAGAAGATCAACGATCTGGCCACGTCCGAACGCGTCAAGCGCGGCATCGCGCCGGTGCCGGAGGCGCGCCGCCTGTTCCCGCGCATGAGCGTGCTCGACAATCTCGAGATGGGCGCTTTCACGCGCGACGATACGGAGGAGATCGAGGCCGACAAGGAACGTGTCTTCGCCCTCTTCCCGCGCATCAAGGAAAGGCTCAAGCAATTGGCCGGCACCCTCTCGGGCGGCGAGCAGCAGATGGTGGCGATGGGACGTGCCCTGATGGCGCGCCCCAAGCTCCTGTGCATGGACGAGCCCTCGATGGGCCTGTCGCCCGCTTTCGTCGAGCAGGTGTTCGACATCATCCAGGCGATCAACCGGCAAGGCACGAGCGTCTTCATGGTGGAGCAGAACGCCAATATGGCGCTCTCGATCGCCGATTACGGCTATGTCCTGCAGACCGGCGAAGTGGTGCTGAACGGTTCGGCCCAGAGCCTGCGCGACAATGAGATGGTGCAGCAGGCCTATCTCGGCGAGATGAAGGCGCAATAG
- a CDS encoding amino acid/amide ABC transporter membrane protein 2, HAAT family /amino acid/amide ABC transporter ATP-binding protein 1, HAAT family, with amino-acid sequence MVETQPETSPIAAAALKAQGGFLAGLRERMQTTFGRRAFIVVLLVLGVIFPYIDGNEGDIDAAANALAFAILALGLNIVVGFAGLLDLGYAAFFAIGAYTYGIFSSYQVQPEWSSFWEPFQWLGLVQHIHPASGPDTVHFAVSFWLMLPISALVAAFFGLIFGAPTLRLKGDYLAIVTLGFGEIVPIVARNIPYLTNGAQGLNGVTPPTLFGYGFGVKSTPFFYLGLAMMAFLIFVSLRLKDSRIGRAWLAIREDEIAAEAMGVNRVKLKLLAFAVGAGFAGATGTFYVAKLQTASPEMFMFPVSVMLLVMIVLGGTGSVAGVVLGALILQLLQSWFLQDMTQWIQALGRFTGIGLLEKVDLVQSIELIFGIILVLMMRFRRQGLIPERAAVTALTHAQQTAVPSRAGVQGGLAPLHRKSVDPTKPLLEIRGLSKSFGGIRAVRQFDLDVMPGSIVGIIGPNGSGKTTFFNLITGLIQPDGGKVLLQGEDVTGLLPHVIVERGIARTFQNLRLFANMTLMENVLVGTHARTRTGAIGAVLRSPRVLREEKAARERVLDALSIFGNRLMPRIQHLARTLSYANRRRLEIARAVVSEPVLLLLDEPTAGMNPTETLELTDQIRHLRDRGVTVLMIEHKLAVVNQIADKVIVLDHGEKIAEGTPKEVHSNKEVLRAYLGRSTDAVAEAAAAS; translated from the coding sequence ATGGTCGAAACTCAGCCCGAAACCTCACCGATCGCCGCCGCCGCACTGAAGGCGCAGGGCGGCTTTCTCGCCGGCCTGCGCGAACGGATGCAAACGACATTCGGGCGGCGCGCCTTCATCGTCGTGCTGCTCGTTCTCGGTGTCATCTTCCCTTATATCGATGGGAATGAGGGCGATATCGACGCGGCGGCCAATGCGCTGGCCTTCGCGATCCTGGCGCTTGGCCTCAATATTGTGGTCGGCTTCGCCGGACTGCTCGACCTCGGCTATGCCGCCTTCTTCGCCATCGGCGCCTATACTTACGGCATCTTCTCGTCCTACCAGGTGCAGCCCGAATGGTCGAGCTTCTGGGAGCCGTTCCAATGGCTCGGCCTGGTGCAGCATATCCACCCGGCGAGCGGCCCCGACACGGTGCATTTCGCAGTGTCGTTCTGGCTGATGCTGCCGATCTCGGCACTGGTCGCCGCCTTCTTCGGCCTCATATTCGGCGCCCCGACCTTGCGCCTCAAGGGTGATTATCTCGCCATTGTGACGCTCGGCTTCGGCGAGATCGTACCGATCGTGGCGCGCAACATCCCTTATCTCACCAATGGCGCCCAGGGGCTGAACGGCGTCACGCCGCCCACGCTGTTCGGTTACGGCTTCGGCGTGAAGTCGACGCCCTTCTTCTATCTCGGCCTCGCCATGATGGCCTTCCTCATCTTCGTCAGCTTGCGATTGAAAGATTCGCGCATCGGCCGTGCCTGGCTCGCCATCCGCGAAGACGAGATCGCGGCGGAAGCGATGGGGGTCAATCGCGTCAAGCTCAAGCTGCTCGCCTTCGCGGTCGGGGCCGGCTTCGCGGGGGCGACCGGAACCTTCTATGTCGCCAAGCTGCAGACCGCCTCGCCCGAGATGTTCATGTTCCCGGTCTCCGTCATGCTGCTCGTCATGATCGTGCTCGGCGGCACCGGCAGCGTCGCGGGCGTCGTGCTCGGTGCGCTGATCCTGCAGCTCCTGCAATCCTGGTTCCTGCAGGACATGACGCAGTGGATACAGGCGCTCGGCCGGTTCACCGGCATCGGATTGCTGGAGAAGGTCGATCTCGTGCAATCGATCGAGCTGATCTTCGGCATCATCCTCGTGCTGATGATGCGCTTCCGACGACAAGGCCTGATTCCTGAACGCGCGGCGGTGACGGCGCTGACCCATGCCCAGCAGACGGCGGTGCCGTCACGAGCCGGCGTGCAGGGCGGGCTTGCGCCACTGCACCGCAAGAGCGTCGATCCGACGAAGCCGCTGCTCGAGATCCGCGGCCTCTCCAAATCCTTCGGCGGCATTCGCGCCGTGCGCCAATTCGATCTCGACGTGATGCCGGGCTCCATCGTCGGCATCATCGGCCCGAACGGCTCCGGCAAGACGACCTTCTTCAACCTGATCACCGGCCTGATCCAGCCCGACGGCGGCAAGGTGCTGCTGCAGGGCGAGGATGTGACCGGGCTGTTGCCGCATGTGATCGTCGAGCGCGGCATTGCGCGCACCTTCCAGAACCTTCGCCTCTTCGCCAATATGACGCTGATGGAGAATGTGCTGGTCGGCACGCACGCGCGCACCCGGACCGGCGCCATCGGGGCGGTGCTGCGCTCGCCCCGCGTGCTGCGTGAGGAAAAGGCGGCGCGCGAGCGCGTGCTCGATGCCTTGAGCATTTTCGGCAACCGGCTGATGCCGCGCATCCAGCACTTGGCCCGCACGCTCTCCTATGCCAATCGACGCCGGCTCGAGATCGCCCGCGCTGTCGTCTCCGAGCCGGTGCTGCTGCTGCTCGACGAGCCGACCGCCGGCATGAACCCCACCGAGACGCTGGAGCTCACGGACCAGATCCGGCATCTGCGCGATCGTGGCGTCACGGTTCTGATGATCGAGCACAAGCTCGCTGTCGTGAACCAGATCGCCGACAAGGTCATCGTGCTCGATCACGGCGAGAAGATCGCCGAGGGCACGCCCAAGGAAGTTCACTCCAACAAGGAAGTTCTGCGTGCCTATCTCGGACGCTCCACAGACGCAGTCGCAGAGGCGGCCGCCGCTTCTTGA
- a CDS encoding amino acid/amide ABC transporter membrane protein 1, HAAT family: MEFGDILLQQVINGVSLGAMYALLALGFTMVYGIIELINFAHFNIFMVGSFIALWMMQAMGFSGQTHILYGLPLIGMLILVLAVTMLCTGAIGALIERVALRPLRGVSGTAPMITTIGLSYILFNIILLTTGADSKNFSNPMPNIRWEIGEAVLRLREVLLWGISILLMVGLHYFVRRTKMGKAMQATAQDQEAATMVGVDVDRVVIITFFLGSALAGAAGVIFGLYYNYTSFIIGYSAGLRAFTAAVLGGIGNIPGAMLGGVLIGLIESLGGQYLEVRWTDVIIFSILILVLVFRPTGLLGRAAPTKS, translated from the coding sequence GTGGAATTTGGGGACATCCTGCTTCAGCAGGTCATCAATGGGGTGAGCCTGGGAGCGATGTATGCGCTCCTCGCACTCGGGTTCACCATGGTCTACGGCATCATCGAGCTGATCAACTTCGCCCATTTCAATATCTTCATGGTGGGCTCGTTCATCGCGCTGTGGATGATGCAGGCCATGGGGTTCTCGGGGCAAACCCATATCCTCTACGGCCTGCCCCTGATCGGTATGCTGATCCTCGTGCTCGCCGTCACCATGCTGTGCACAGGTGCCATAGGCGCGCTCATCGAGCGCGTGGCGCTACGGCCGTTGCGGGGAGTGTCGGGCACCGCCCCGATGATCACCACCATCGGCCTCTCCTACATCCTCTTCAACATCATCCTCCTGACCACGGGCGCGGATTCGAAGAACTTTTCGAATCCGATGCCCAATATCCGCTGGGAGATCGGAGAAGCGGTGCTGCGCCTGCGCGAGGTGCTGCTCTGGGGGATCTCGATCCTTCTAATGGTGGGTCTTCACTACTTCGTGCGGCGCACCAAGATGGGCAAGGCGATGCAGGCCACCGCCCAAGACCAGGAAGCGGCGACCATGGTCGGCGTCGATGTCGACAGGGTCGTCATCATCACCTTCTTCCTGGGCTCGGCGCTGGCGGGGGCGGCGGGCGTCATCTTCGGGCTCTACTATAATTATACGAGCTTCATCATCGGCTATTCGGCGGGGCTTCGCGCCTTTACGGCTGCCGTTCTCGGCGGCATCGGCAATATACCCGGCGCCATGCTGGGCGGTGTGCTGATCGGGCTCATCGAATCGCTCGGCGGCCAGTATCTCGAAGTCCGCTGGACCGACGTGATCATCTTCTCGATCCTGATCCTGGTGCTGGTCTTCAGGCCGACGGGGCTCCTCGGGCGCGCGGCGCCGACCAAATCGTGA
- a CDS encoding amino acid/amide ABC transporter substrate-binding protein, HAAT family, with protein sequence MKQSKHTRRAFNIAAVAGVAALASAGGILAVQAQQKTVKLGVTLPLTGADADDAAKIQHGFQIAVDEANAKGGVAGYKIEIVTYDSGTATAGQYDPAQAATNTKKLISDPKIVANLGPEMSGEGKAMTPILSDADLATITPSSTNPDITDPKMAAQFKPKGRAIYFRTVTTDAFQGPNMANFFTQVLKVKTIYILDDSGAYGVGIADSFQKQAAANGIKVLGRDQLNPKEADYTTILTKIKGLKPDALYYGGVAQAGVKLAKQAYDVIPNMLKGGGDGIQGGSFFKGAGFPAVEGWYSTNAGPHLTEDKDAAAFVKTYTERFKDEPSDYSITAYDAALVVLDSIKRVAESGKEVTRSNVRDAMQTTSLKTLQGVVSFDENGDIKDRTVSVFQYKRDAKVPVDDYTHQTVYIGAAPQS encoded by the coding sequence ATGAAACAGTCCAAACATACGCGCCGTGCATTCAATATTGCTGCAGTCGCAGGCGTCGCGGCCTTGGCCAGCGCGGGCGGTATTCTCGCGGTCCAGGCGCAGCAAAAGACTGTGAAGCTAGGCGTGACATTGCCGCTCACCGGCGCCGACGCCGATGACGCCGCCAAGATCCAGCACGGCTTCCAGATCGCGGTTGACGAGGCGAATGCCAAAGGTGGGGTCGCTGGCTACAAGATCGAAATCGTGACCTACGATTCGGGCACCGCGACCGCCGGCCAATATGATCCGGCACAGGCCGCGACCAATACCAAGAAGCTCATCTCCGATCCGAAGATCGTGGCCAATCTCGGGCCCGAAATGAGCGGCGAAGGCAAGGCCATGACGCCGATCCTGAGCGATGCCGACCTCGCCACGATCACGCCGAGCTCCACCAATCCCGACATCACCGATCCGAAGATGGCCGCCCAGTTCAAGCCCAAGGGAAGGGCGATCTATTTCCGCACCGTGACGACGGATGCCTTCCAAGGCCCGAACATGGCGAATTTCTTCACCCAGGTCCTCAAGGTGAAGACGATCTACATTCTCGACGATTCCGGCGCCTACGGGGTCGGCATCGCGGATTCCTTCCAGAAGCAGGCGGCGGCGAATGGCATCAAGGTGCTCGGCCGCGATCAGCTCAACCCGAAGGAAGCCGACTACACGACTATTCTCACCAAGATCAAAGGCCTGAAGCCGGACGCTCTCTATTATGGCGGCGTGGCGCAAGCCGGCGTCAAGCTCGCCAAGCAGGCCTATGACGTCATCCCGAATATGCTCAAGGGCGGCGGCGACGGTATCCAAGGCGGCAGCTTCTTCAAGGGCGCTGGTTTCCCTGCCGTCGAGGGCTGGTACTCCACCAATGCCGGTCCCCATCTCACCGAGGACAAGGATGCGGCGGCCTTCGTCAAGACCTACACCGAGAGGTTCAAGGACGAGCCGAGCGATTACTCGATCACTGCCTATGACGCGGCCCTGGTCGTGCTCGACTCGATCAAGCGCGTGGCCGAGAGCGGCAAGGAAGTAACCCGCTCCAATGTTCGCGACGCCATGCAGACCACCAGCCTCAAGACCTTGCAGGGCGTCGTCTCCTTCGACGAGAACGGAGACATCAAGGATCGCACGGTCAGTGTCTTCCAGTACAAGAGGGATGCGAAAGTCCCGGTGGACGACTACACGCATCAGACTGTCTATATCGGAGCGGCGCCACAGTCGTAA